The Anastrepha ludens isolate Willacy chromosome X, idAnaLude1.1, whole genome shotgun sequence genome includes a window with the following:
- the LOC128869568 gene encoding uncharacterized protein LOC128869568, producing MAKAGIFNSNLLSKEEVNQLVGEIDILPYSNAIEAIEYSKPSIYTNNTLLLYVLSLPKVAEERFNHLITRANVQKGHRIELAYKTILISKQETFGIRGDCLHLSSAMVCEKKSLDLLPEAGCLARLLKGGETSCPYLTSNASTVEVIKDDTIFLNNFVGNISSGKTTTNLNGSYILRVDNETVVINNQTYSSITTSGVQVLPPILTSVTNRTMAINLDLVHGMAIDNLQILKHLKSETNWFILSEGSGLLLLMVIIWFIWRKLTARIHLPEIKIENQLSRRIEKRPSSPNLRDADI from the coding sequence ATGGCTAAGGCTGGCATCTTCAATAGCAATCTCTTAAGCAAGGAAGAAGTTAACCAGCTTGTTGGCGAGATTGACATCCTTCCATACAGTAATGCCATTGAAGCCATCGAGTATAGCAAACCTTCGATCTACACCAACAACACGCTATTGCTGTACGTGTTATCTCTGCCTAAGGTCGCGGAGGAAAGATTCAACCACCTTATCACACGAGCTAATGTCCAGAAGGGCCATCGGATAGAATTGGCGTACAAAACTATCCTTATAAGCAAACAGGAGACGTTTGGCATAAGGGGAGACTGTTTGCACTTATCCTCAGCAATGGTATGTGAAAAGAAATCCTTGGACCTGCTACCGGAGGCTGGTTGTTTGGCTCGTCTCCTCAAGGGCGGAGAAACAAGTTGTCCTTACTTGACAAGCAACGCATCTACCGTCGAAGTAATCAAAGATGATACTATTTTCCTGAACAATTTCGTTGGCAACATAAGTTCAGGTAAAACCACTACTAATCTTAACGGTTCCTATATTCTCCGTGTAGACAACGAGACGGTAGTAATCAACAACCAAACATACTCAAGCATTACCACCTCAGGAGTTCAGGTGCTCCCACCAATCCTAACTAGCGTCACGAACCGCACAATGGCTATAAACCTCGATTTGGTACATGGAATGGCAATTGACAACTTGCAAATATTGAAGCACCTTAAATCTGAGACGAATTGGTTCATATTATCCGAGGGATCGGGACTACTGTTACTTATGGTGATAATTTGGTTTATCTGGAGGAAGCTCACAGCAAGGATCCACTTACCCGAAATAAAAATCGAGAACCAACTTAGTCGAAGGATCGAGAAACGTCCTTCGTCACCTAATCTGCGGGACGCAGATATTTGA
- the LOC128869599 gene encoding uncharacterized protein LOC128869599, protein MAKAGIFNSNLLSKEEVNQLVGEIDILPYSNAIEAIEYSKPSIYTNNTLLLYVLSLPKVTEERFNHLITRANVQKGHRIELAYKTILISKQETFGIRGDCLHLSSAMVCEKKSLDLLPEAGCLARLLKGGETSCPYLTSNASTVEVIKDDTIFLNNFVGNISSGKTTTNLNGSYILRVDNETVVINNQTYSSITTSGVQVLPPILTSVTNRTMAINLDLVHGMAIDNSQILKHLKSETNWFILSEGSGLLLLMVIIWFIWRKLTARIHLPEIKIENQLSRRIEKRPSSPNLRDADI, encoded by the coding sequence ATGGCTAAGGCTGGCATCTTCAATAGCAATCTCTTAAGCAAGGAAGAAGTTAACCAGCTTGTTGGCGAGATTGACATCCTTCCATACAGTAATGCCATTGAAGCCATCGAGTATAGCAAACCTTCGATCTACACCAACAACACGCTATTGCTGTACGTGTTATCTCTGCCTAAGGTCACGGAGGAAAGATTCAACCACCTTATCACACGAGCTAATGTCCAGAAGGGCCATCGGATAGAATTGGCGTACAAAACTATCCTTATAAGCAAACAGGAGACGTTTGGCATAAGGGGAGACTGTTTGCACTTATCCTCAGCAATGGTATGTGAAAAGAAATCCTTGGACCTGCTACCGGAGGCTGGTTGTTTGGCTCGTCTCCTCAAGGGCGGAGAAACAAGTTGTCCTTACTTGACAAGCAACGCATCTACCGTCGAAGTAATCAAAGATGATACTATTTTCCTGAACAATTTCGTTGGCAACATAAGTTCAGGTAAAACCACTACTAATCTTAACGGTTCCTATATTCTCCGTGTAGACAACGAGACGGTAGTAATCAACAACCAAACATACTCAAGCATTACCACCTCAGGAGTTCAGGTGCTCCCACCAATCCTAACTAGCGTCACGAACCGCACAATGGCTATAAACCTCGATTTGGTACATGGAATGGCAATTGACAACTCGCAAATATTGAAGCACCTTAAATCTGAGACGAATTGGTTCATATTATCCGAGGGATCGGGACTACTGTTACTTATGGTGATAATTTGGTTTATCTGGAGGAAGCTCACAGCAAGGATCCACTTACCCGAAATAAAAATCGAGAACCAACTTAGTCGAAGGATCGAGAAACGTCCTTCGTCACCTAATCTGCGGGACGCAGATATTTGA
- the LOC128869394 gene encoding uncharacterized protein LOC128869394, producing MATAGIVNSNLLSKEEVNQLVGEIDILPYSNAIEAIEYSKPSIYTNNTLLLYVLSLPKVTEERFNHLITRANVQKGHRIELAYKTILISKQETFGIRGDCLHLSSAMVCEKKSLDLLPEAGCLARLLKGGETSCPYLTSNASTVEVIKDDTIFLNNFVGNISSGKTTTNLNGSYILRVDNETVVINNQTYSSITTSGVQVLPPILTSVTNRTMAINLDLVHGMAIDNLQILKHLKSETNWFILSEGSGLLLLMVIIWFIWRKLTARIHLPEIKIENQLSRRIEKRPSSPNLRDADI from the coding sequence ATGGCTACGGCTGGCATCGTCAATAGCAATCTCTTAAGCAAGGAAGAAGTTAACCAGCTTGTTGGCGAGATTGACATCCTTCCATACAGTAATGCCATTGAAGCCATCGAGTATAGCAAACCTTCGATCTACACCAACAACACGCTATTGCTGTACGTGTTATCTCTGCCTAAGGTCACGGAGGAAAGATTCAACCACCTTATCACACGAGCTAATGTCCAGAAGGGCCATCGGATAGAATTGGCGTACAAAACTATCCTTATAAGCAAACAGGAGACGTTTGGCATAAGGGGAGACTGTTTGCACTTATCCTCAGCAATGGTATGTGAAAAGAAATCCTTGGACCTGCTACCGGAGGCTGGTTGTTTGGCTCGTCTCCTCAAGGGCGGAGAAACAAGTTGTCCTTACTTGACAAGCAACGCATCTACCGTCGAAGTAATCAAAGATGATACTATTTTCCTGAACAATTTCGTTGGCAACATAAGTTCAGGTAAAACCACTACTAATCTTAACGGTTCCTATATTCTCCGTGTAGACAACGAGACGGTAGTAATCAACAACCAAACATACTCAAGCATTACCACCTCAGGAGTTCAGGTGCTCCCACCAATCCTAACTAGCGTCACGAACCGCACAATGGCTATAAACCTCGATTTGGTACATGGAATGGCAATTGACAACTTGCAAATATTGAAGCACCTTAAATCTGAGACGAATTGGTTCATATTATCCGAGGGATCGGGACTACTGTTACTTATGGTGATAATTTGGTTTATCTGGAGGAAGCTCACAGCAAGGATCCACTTACCCGAAATAAAAATCGAGAACCAACTTAGTCGAAGGATCGAGAAACGTCCTTCGTCACCTAATCTGCGGGACGCAGATATTTGA
- the LOC128869393 gene encoding uncharacterized protein LOC128869393, with translation MAKAGIVNSNLLSKEEVNQLVGEIDILPYSNAIEAIEYSKPSIYTNNTLLLYVLSLPKVTEERFNHLITRANVQKGHRIELAYKTILISKQETFGIRGDCLHLSSAMVCEKKSLDLLPEAGCLARLLKGGETSCPYLTSNASTVEVIKDDTIFLNNFVGNISSGKTTTNLNGSYILRVDNETVVINNQTYSSITTSGVQVLPPILTSVTNRTMAINLDLVHGMAIDNLQILKHLKSETNWFILSEGSGLLLLMVIIWFIWRKLTARIHLPEIKIENQLSRRIEKRPSSPNLRDADI, from the coding sequence ATGGCTAAGGCTGGCATCGTCAATAGCAATCTCTTAAGCAAGGAAGAAGTTAACCAGCTTGTTGGCGAGATTGACATCCTTCCATACAGTAATGCCATTGAAGCCATCGAGTATAGCAAACCTTCGATCTACACCAACAACACGCTATTGCTGTACGTGTTATCTCTGCCTAAGGTCACGGAGGAAAGATTCAACCACCTTATCACACGAGCTAATGTCCAGAAGGGCCATCGGATAGAATTGGCGTACAAAACTATCCTTATAAGCAAACAGGAGACGTTTGGCATAAGGGGAGACTGTTTGCACTTATCCTCAGCAATGGTATGTGAAAAGAAATCCTTGGACCTGCTACCGGAGGCTGGTTGTTTGGCTCGTCTCCTCAAGGGCGGAGAAACAAGTTGTCCTTACTTGACAAGCAACGCATCTACCGTCGAAGTAATCAAAGATGATACTATTTTCCTGAACAATTTCGTTGGCAACATAAGTTCAGGTAAAACCACTACTAATCTTAACGGTTCCTATATTCTCCGTGTAGACAACGAGACGGTAGTAATCAACAACCAAACATACTCAAGCATTACCACCTCAGGAGTTCAGGTGCTCCCACCAATCCTAACTAGCGTCACGAACCGCACAATGGCTATAAACCTCGATTTGGTACATGGAATGGCAATTGACAACTTGCAAATATTGAAGCACCTTAAATCTGAGACGAATTGGTTCATATTATCCGAGGGATCGGGACTACTGTTACTTATGGTGATAATTTGGTTTATCTGGAGGAAGCTCACAGCAAGGATCCACTTACCCGAAATAAAAATCGAGAACCAACTTAGTCGAAGGATCGAGAAACGTCCTTCGTCACCTAATCTGCGGGACGCAGATATTTGA